The Apis mellifera strain DH4 linkage group LG8, Amel_HAv3.1, whole genome shotgun sequence genome contains a region encoding:
- the LOC551663 gene encoding disintegrin and metalloproteinase domain-containing protein 12 isoform X17, which produces MGISTREVSVSKFPQRGYGEGGYQNVKGRMRTGRHFHRTSLLIKAFNHKFRLDLELNTQLLAPNLVQKDFLTVGAEQTSKQEIEHCYYHGTVRDYPGASAAFHTCNGVSGVIHLGNETFVIHPFYGGDLSQKHPHVIFEARTKANKGCANSGNLEWRVKNRRQKHVLGLSETTSDRYKRDVRETTKYIETAIIIDKAMFEKRNGSTRAEVVHDAIQVANIADMYFRTLNTRVSVIYIETWQGINQAEIATGMDIDLALLNLNDYMMRTMFRVPRDTTQLLTGETFAGGESGVAIPSTICKQKSVGISVDLNTYEPHLLAGTMAHMIGHNIGMSHDDGRSECICREWHGCIMAQSIVGLENVQPYTFSECSKTDYIEVLRSGNGFCLLNKPNEVEVRRSCGNRVIDEGEQCDCGSIEECHEYDPCCDPITCRLTSEAQCATGPCCSDCKLLARGVVCRESTNECDLPEVCTGETGQCPTDVYKKNGNPCSNNDGYCYNGVCPALNLQCEQIWGYGGVAADQQCFEQFNSKGSLSGHCGTDSSGHYIKCELENVRCGSLQCQQGRKLPTVAGIDHSRTIISIKGEEYECKSTTGKVEGSEMPGMGLVRDGTSCGDNLICVNQTCMSLYPLIGNERCPSNHNNHECSGNGVCTNLNNCYCNLGWSGPDCSIEQDIPTRPPITSSTEAAGKNGTDTKLVKKETPYENYHGSNTVFLVGVLMSVVGGVFIVFALMALCYRSVVVHKNYSLCLRRKSTVQKYDQPYVKKPPQRGYSGVSGNHHPGHAVLDNVNNKILTFSSMPNCSRGETQRVVFRPPNNVATADGPRVKEHKSQVKRPGMSEEDGDTGADEVVSFIDLPNNLTKLPEKGILKKHGGYGMGGGAVASVERTLDQLNGYHEHIIEALRMAANQRETSGTTSAPMDDEALTEPLTELLTEPLPECYPTDSYRKDIIKHIDNQADEEYEEYVPSCGVIRIRNLEDLIKQLERHSARNRSPSGSEDMRMSESEADRPYRKDSSVCSESSQGSRRCSRGRDDTYGRYCQPSSRSPYGTHQHTQHSHQMYKEEGIYATADPDRGSNTRGETPDSESDAFIQAQQLARRTSEDGVQHRPPQQPPPPPPPPPPAMTGSTVQLLQLHHSQREHRQQPQQQHHCHHHAQQSQPQQQQQPQPSSQQQHQRQQQQQQQQQQQQQQQQQHQLPVEQLPIQQRGYYPSPPYTDNGLENDETENAQSHQQQKLPDVRGIDVNHLPNINKCPLDDNFSLDCNINNGSPKELNTNNTSDNENTALLPPSHFPEYKH; this is translated from the exons ATGGGGATATCCACAAGAGAAGTGAGCGTATCCAAG TTTCCTCAAAGAGGATACGGAGAGGGTGGATATCAGAATGTTAAAGGCAGAATGAGA ACGGGGAGACATTTTCATCGGACGTCCCTCTTGATCAAGGcctttaatcataaatttcgcctagatttagaattaaatac GCAACTTTTAGCTCCGAATCTTGTGCAAAAAGACTTTTTAACCGTCGGTGCGGAACAAACTTCTAAACAG GAGATAGAGCACTGTTACTATCACGGTACCGTGAGGGATTATCCAGGAGCTAGCGCTGCTTTTCACACGTGTAACGGTGTCAGCGGTGTCATTCATTTAGGCAACGAGACATTTGTCATTCATCCATTTTACGGCGGCGATTTGTCG CAGAAACATCCTCACGTTATATTTGAAGCTCGAACAAAGGCTAACAAAGGCTGCGCTAACTCGGGAAATCTTGAGTGGCGTGTAAAGAACCGCCGGCAGAAGCATGTTCTGGGGCTATCGGAGACCACTTCCGATCGATACAAGAGAGACGTCCGTGAAACAACCAAATACATCGAAACTGCCATCATTATCGATAAGGCTATG TTCGAGAAGAGGAACGGTAGCACCAGAGCGGAGGTTGTTCACGATGCCATCCAAGTCGCTAATATCGCGGATATG tATTTCCGCACGTTAAATACTAGAGTCTCCGTCATATACATCGAAACCTGGCAGGGCATAAACCAGGCGGAAATCGCGACGGGCATGGATATCGATCTCGCTTTGCTCAATTTAAACGATTACATGATGCGAACGATGTTCCGTGTTCCTCGTGATACCACTCAATTACTCAC GGGTGAAACGTTCGCCGGTGGAGAATCAGGGGTTGCCATACCTTCAACTATCTGCAAACAAAAATCCGTAGGAATCAGCGTCGATTTGAATACATACGAGCCTCATCTTTTAGCCGGTACTATGGCTCATATGATCGGCCACAATATAGGAATGAGCCATGACGATGGAA GGAGCGAATGTATCTGCCGCGAATGGCACGGATGCATCATGGCTCAATCGATCGTTGGATTGGAGAACGTTCAGCCGTACACGTTTTCCGAATGTAGTAAAACAGATTACATAGAGGTGTTAAGAAGCGGAAACGGCTTTTGTCTTTTAAATAAACCAAACGAG GTCGAAGTGAGGAGATCTTGCGGAAACAGGGTAATCGACGAGGGAGAGCAATGTGATTGCGGATCGATCGAGGAGTGTCACGAGTACGACCCCTGCTGCGATCCGATCACCTGCAGACTCACCTCCGAAGCGCAATGCGCGACCGGTCCTTGCTGCAGCGATTGTAag CTGCTCGCGCGTGGCGTCGTGTGCCGGGAATCGACCAACGAATGCGATCTTCCGGAGGTGTGCACCGGCGAGACCGGCCAATGCCCGACGGACGTCTACAAGAAGAACGGGAATCCTTGCTCCAACAACGACGGGTATTGTTATAACGGCGTCTGCCCGGCGTTGAATCTCCAATGCGAGCAGATATGGGGATACGGTGGCGTTGCCGCGGACCAACAGTGCTTCGAGCAATTCAACTCGAAGGGATCGCTGAGCGGACACTGCGGCACCGACTCCTCCGGTCATTACATCAAATGCGAGCTAGA GAACGTTCGTTGCGGATCGTTACAGTGTCAACAAGGTAGAAAACTGCCAACGGTAGCGGGGATAGATCACTCTAGAactataatttcgataaaaggCGAGGAATACGAATGCAA ATCCACGACTGGAAAGGTGGAAGGATCCGAAATGCCAGGCATGGGATTGGTTCGCGATGGAACATCCTGCGGGGACAACTTG ATTTGCGTGAACCAAACGTGCATGAGCCTTTATCCGCTCATAGGCAACGAACGGTGTCCTAGCAATCACAACAATCACGAGTGCTCGGGAAATGGA GTGTGCACGAATTTGAACAATTGTTATTGCAACCTTGGATGGAGTGGACCAGATTGCTCCATAGAGCAGGATATCCCGACTCGTCCGCCGATAACATCTAGCACCGAAGCGGCCGGTAAAAATGGTACAGATACTAAATTAGTGAAAAAAGAGACCCCCTACG AGAACTACCACGGCTCTAACACTGTATTTTTAGTTGGTGTGCTCATGTCGGTGGTAGGGGGTGTTTTCATAGTATTTGCTCTGATGGCTCTCTGCTACAGGTCAGTCGTAGTACATAAAAACTACTCCCTCTGTCTCAG AAGGAAGAGCACCGTCCAGAAGTACGACCAACCGTACGTGAAGAAACCGCCGCAGAGGGGTTACAGCGGCGTATCCGGTAATCATCATCCGGGACACGCAGTACTGGACAACGTGAACAACAAGATCCTCACGTTCAGCAGTATGCCCAATTGCAG CCGCGGCGAGACCCAGCGCGTGGTGTTTCGACCCCCGAATAACGTCGCCACCGCAGACGGGCCAAGAGTCAA gGAGCATAAGTCGCAGGTGAAGAGGCCAGGTATGAGCGAGGAAGATGGAGATACAGGAGCGGACGAGGTTGTCTCTTTCATCGATTTGCCGAACAACCTCACAAAGTTGCCCgagaaaggaattttaaagaaacacgGTGGTTATG GTATGGGAGGAGGGGCGGTAGCCAGCGTGGAACGCACTTTGGATCAACTGAACGGTTACCACGAGCATATTATCGAGGCGTTGAGGATGGCCGCGAATCAACGCGAGACATCTGGAACAACATCCGCTCCAATGGATGACGAGGCCTTGACGGAACCTCTGACCGAATTGTTAACGGAACCTCTGCCAGAATGTTATCCCACGGATTCGTATCGCAAAGACATCATAAAGCATATCGACAACCAAGCGGACGAGGAGTACGAGGAATACGTGCCGTCGTGCGGTGTGATTCGTATACGAAATCTGGAGGATTTGATCAAACAGCTGGAACGGCACTCGGCGCGCAACAGAAGTCCAAGCGGATCCGAGGACATGAGGATGTCCGAGAGCGAGGCAGATCGTCCCTACAGAAAAGATTCGTCCGTTTGTAGCGAGTCTTCCCAAGG AAGCAGAAGATGTAGCCGCGGCCGTGACGATACCTACGGTAGATATTGTCAACCATCGTCTCGAAGTCCTTACGGGACCCATCAGCACACTCAACACTCCCATCAAATGTACAAGGAGGAGGGTATCTATGCAACTGCCGACCCTGACAGAGGCTCAAATACTAGGGGTGAAACGCCCGATAGTGAAAG TGATGCATTTATTCAAGCTCAACAACTAGCCCGACGGACTAGTGAGGACGGAGTGCAACACCGGCCACCACAgcagccgccgccgccgccgccaccgccGCCACCTGCAATGACTGGTAGCACGGTGCAGTTGCTGCAATTGCATCATTCTCAACGAGAACATCGTCAACAACCGCAGCAGCAGCATCATTGCCACCATCACGCGCAGCAGTCGCAGCctcagcagcagcagcagccgcAGCCGTCGTCGCAACAGCAACATCAAcgtcaacaacaacaacaacagcagcagcagcagcagcagcagcaacaacaacaacaccaACTGCCGGTGGAACAACTGCCAATACAGCAGCGCGGCTATTATCCATCCCCACCCTACACTGATAACGGTCTCGAAAACGACGAGACTGAAAATGCTCAATCCCACCAACAACAAAAGCTCCCCGACGTTCGTGGAATCGATGTTAATCACTTGcctaatattaacaaatgcCCACTAGACGATAATTTTAGTCTAGATTGTAACATAAATAATGGTTCCcctaaagaattaaataccaACAACACTAGTGATAACGAAAATACTGCCCTACTGCCCCCTTCGCATTTTCCTGAGTACAagcattga